The DNA window gaACAAAAGTTGTATTTTTTTAATGCGTAAAAGATTTGAGATTATTTTCTTCAATCGCAAATTTATGCATTTAGCATATACTTCATGTGCAACAATAATCTTAGTGATATGTACATCTAGTCTAAAGGACTCTGAATAGCTTGTTCACAATCTTATACTTGTTTCCTCTGCTGAGGCTAAAAACCTTATCACTGATGATCATGTCAAATGATCTGAAAGCCACTAATGTGCTGTTGTGACTTCAGGACATAATGGTACAATTAATGGACAAGGTCAAGCATGGTGGAGGAAGTATCGACAAAAGGTTCTTAACCACACCAGAGGGCCACTTCTGCAGATTATGTGGTCTAGTGACATTTTGATCTCTAACATAACATTACGTGATTCTCCCTTTTGGACATTCCATCCATTTGACTGCAAGAATGTGACAGTTAGGAATGTGACAATCTTGGCACCTGTCTTTGAAGCTCCAAATACTGATGGAATAGATCCTGGTAAGTCTGTTCTATGTCAGAACACTGTTTAGCTTTTCTGTTCCACCAAATACCGTTGTTCTTGAGCTTTGAACAATGAAAATAATTTGGTATAATGTCAATATATCAGCAATGCCTTGTTATTGTAACTTAATCTGGATATTTCCTCAAGTTTTCTGGAACTTGGAGACGTGTCATAAATCCATTATGGAGTTGGATGAAAAATATCTAATCTTGGAGGGATTATCACAATACATGGTTTTGTCTTATTTCTAAGAGCCTAAAGTAATGGCAATACCTCGATTGTCATCATTGAAGAATTGAAGCCATGGACCTTTTACTTCACAACCATTCATTTTTCCCACTGTTTAGAAAAGACAATCGCCTAACTTATTTTGTGCAACAAACAGATTCATGCGAGGACATGGTAATTGAGGACTGTTACATTAGTGTGGGAGATGACGCTATTGCAATAAAGAGCGGATGGGATCAGTATGGCATTGCTTATGGACGGCCTTCCAGAAATATACTCATCAGAAACCTTGTAGTTCGATCAATGGTCAGGTCAGAACTCCCCATGTCAATACGATCTTAATTGTGCTGCGCACTTGTCATTTTTTATATCTGCCTCTTTCCAATGTGCATTTCAGTTTTAGAAAAGCTGTTAGTATGTTGAAGGAAAATCAGATGCCTACTTGATTGATAAAAGAATTTAGTCTTTTCTCTTTATGTTTTAAGTTGATGATTCTCGTCCTGCATTTTGACCGAGTTCAATCTCCTATTTCTTATTGCTGTTCAACTCAAATGAGACCttgattttgttttttcaattgatTTCAAAGCCTGGTCTTTTAGCAGACAAATCCCAGTACCCCTTTCAATCAAGTATTTAGTGACTTCCCCATAATGGAATTATTGCAGTGCTGGCATATCCATAGGCAGCGAGATGTCTGGTGGGGTGTCAAATGTCACTGTGGAGAACGTCCATGTTTGGGGCTCAAGGCGTGCCGTGCGGATCAAGACAGCCCCTGGAAGAGGAGGATATGTGCGACAGATAACTTACCGGAATTTGACATTTGAGAATGTCAGAGTGGGCATTGTGATCAAGACGGATTATAATGAACATCCGGACGATGGATTTGATCCGAAGGCCGTTCCGTCCTTGGAGGATATAAACTACTTCTCAATCCATGGCGAGGGAGTTCGGGTGCCTGTTCGTATGCATGGGAGCGCAGAAATTCCGGTGAGGAAAGTGACTTTCCGGGATATGTCGGTCGGGATTACTTACAAGAAGAAGCAAATATTCCAGTGTGCTTTTGTTGAAGGCCGGGTCATAGGGACCATTTTTCCAGCACCCTGTGAGAACCTTGATCTATACGATGAACAAGGGCACTTAATCAGGCGTTCTACATCTCAAAACGTGTCAGATATAGATTATGATTTTTGATATGATTTTGACTTCTGTCTCTAGGGCCAATTTTCCAAATGGGGGGGCAGCATGCTTGGATCAGTAAAAACTGTGACCGCAGGTTTTTCCCAAGACAGCACCTCTCtcatgcctttttcttttctgcgCTTTCATTTCTTGAGGACTCTTTACGTCGTACGTACAGTGTATATATACTCTGCAAATACTGGAGCTGATGTATCCACAATTTCAAAGTGTGAAATAGGAAATGTAGGTTAGCTGTTACTGCAGTATCCGATTGTAATTGTCAATCTACAAATTTTTGAGCCATGTCAACGGGTAAAGATTCGAATGTTGTTCACAAAGCAAACGAACAGGAGGGATGTCCATGACGGTGTTGATTCGTCTGTATTGAACTTGCTCAAAA is part of the Coffea eugenioides isolate CCC68of chromosome 6, Ceug_1.0, whole genome shotgun sequence genome and encodes:
- the LOC113775338 gene encoding probable polygalacturonase is translated as MVETGTTSSWWRTQLQIHHHRRWISTFFTTRKTLLAALWIAFFFTVFLWQQRSAAAGFSIFRRPISSRAFPKLRPVAFNLTDFGAVGDGVTVNTAAFERAMMAISKRGKKGGGQLNVPPGYWLTAPFNLTSHLTLFLAEGAELLGINDEKYWPLMPPLPSYGCGREHPGPRYGSLIHGQNLKDVVITGHNGTINGQGQAWWRKYRQKVLNHTRGPLLQIMWSSDILISNITLRDSPFWTFHPFDCKNVTVRNVTILAPVFEAPNTDGIDPDSCEDMVIEDCYISVGDDAIAIKSGWDQYGIAYGRPSRNILIRNLVVRSMVSAGISIGSEMSGGVSNVTVENVHVWGSRRAVRIKTAPGRGGYVRQITYRNLTFENVRVGIVIKTDYNEHPDDGFDPKAVPSLEDINYFSIHGEGVRVPVRMHGSAEIPVRKVTFRDMSVGITYKKKQIFQCAFVEGRVIGTIFPAPCENLDLYDEQGHLIRRSTSQNVSDIDYDF